The sequence GTATATCATCGATTATTTCAATCCTCTGTTGTCATTTCGAATTGGCAGATGCCCATGCTAGTTTTATGCGATCACAAACAACCTGTTGTATTAAAATATTAGGTCAAAATACCTAGTCCACAAATTCTTCCATCCAAAAAAGGTATTCTTTTTCAGTCAAGATCGACGAATTTAGTCATGATTGTATGTAAAATATAGGGAAAATACTCCATTAAAAATAGACCGGTGTTATGATGACCACAAACCTCAGCTCAATTATTTCTCCTTTGGAAATACTATAAACAGAATTTGCACCTTAGAACTATCTTATAGCTTTAACCACATTGTTAAATGATTAATCATAAACTAGTTAGTTCATTATGTTAGCTAATGATTTCATGAATTATTCGgcatttcttatgtttaagaaaattatgcagtaAGGGTACCGCATTAAGTTAGGAATTTTAAAATTTTAGTAATTTAACAGAGTTTATACGCAAATTATTTTCCCCTTCGAATACGTCTGAATTTGCTAGAGTGTTCGATTGAAATGACGCTTTACAAAGGAAAAGAGGGAAAACCAACAACTATACAAGAGACCAATTATTTACAAACAAGCAACAATTACTCAACTAAACTGGACTTATCAATACGAATAGGCTATTCGGTGAACTCGATCACGGAGTATTCCCTGGTAGAGTGAACAACGGTTCGTGTGCGTTGCGGCGCAGATTCCCCTATCCTTAAACTGATAATCTCGATTATTACTAGATGTTTCGCTACTGATATCCTTATCATCCGTTACAACTCGAACAACCACATCGTCAGCGAAacgaactttcttcttcttctttttcttttctcttgtgtTCTTGTCTACACGAATGAAAAAACCATATGAACAACAAAGGTATAATATAGTGATAGATTGGAAGATTTAAGCAATGAAACTCAACTCAACGTACCTGAAGATAAACAAGGTCTTAATGTTCGTGCGTTCGCCTTAGAATTTTGATCAGCCAATGTCTTTTGCTTGTATAAGGTaatcaatacaagggaaccagagaTTGCCATGGCAGTAACTAAGGCTAGACCTTGTGAACTCATAATCGAAGCCATTAAAGAAGTGGGAATAACGGGAAACACAAAGAAAATCTGTAATCTGATGAGCTTGAAGAAAATTTGATGGTTAAGTTTAAATATGCAATCAAGGCCTCGAAAGGTAAATAATGGAAATCAACAAGGGCGAGAAGAAAAGAATAAGTTTGTGTGCTCGAGTGTCATAGCGTCTTAACCAACCAATGTGTTTATAATGGGATGGTTCAGAGCTATTGATGACCCAATTTCGTAGACAAGTGAGCATAACCACATAATTCCACTTTTGAATTCCTAAATGGTTAGGATTGTGTTGTTGTCTTCACCTTCCTTCGAAGTGGGCAAACAAAATACGTAACAATGGGGAACTTTTATCTTCTAGCGAGTGCTCATAATATTAACAAAAATAATGTAGTCAAAAGATATTCGACTATGGAGCGAAGAGAATCACATTCAACGGTCACAAAGAAATGAATCAATGAGCTAACAGTAATGATCACAAAAAGGTAGGAATGGTTGATTGATTGGTTCATTTATAAATTTGACCAGGTAGTACTTGAGCAGGCTTGAGCTTATTCACCGTTTCTCGTTATGATTTATAGCGGGGAGGACCGGGAGGTAGCCCGGATTTCAAAACAGAGAAAGATATTGAACTTTTTACAAAAAGAATGAACAAAAGAAAAGACTTGGAAATTTATTTGAGTTTGGGCTCTAGCCTAAGCATAAATAACTGATTTTGAACTTTAGTTTTAATTTGGATAGATTTTATAAGGTTTTTCCTATTTCCTATCCCAATTATTCCTATTTTCCATCCCCTTCACAATTTTGAAAATCAACTTAGATTTCAGTTATGTTTTTTCCTATGTACCACCTAAGCCCTTCACATTTTCGAAAATCAACTTAGATTTTAGTTATGTTTTTTCCTATGTACCACCTAAGGTCAAGTTGACTGTGACTATAATTATTACCATTTTTACTTGTCTTCTTCCTCATCAACCTCTATTCTTTTCATTaaacaaaatagaaaacttatgGTTTACCTATTTTTTCATTAATCACTCTTTGTAATTTGATTAGGTCGCGCGAAAAGAAGATGAACTAATGGGTGATTAGTCTATAAACTTTTATAGCGGAAGATTCCAGTATTGAAAATCTACGAAAATATATCTCAACCCTAATTTAATCAAATATCCCAGAAGACTATGTTACTCCTACTGAACACCCATTCTGTCAATAACAATTAGACGTTAGCAATTAATCCTgtttataagtttttttttaaaaaaatcggAAGAACTGGTCGTCCGTAACATAATGATTTTAGGCGCCAGTCACAACCACCATTGGCGATCTCAGAAGTCCATACTATAACTACCTGGAAGTCTGGAATAGACCGTGGTCTGTCCGGTCTCTGACGAGCATAAATTCTCTCGATTACATATATTTGTTTGAGCTTTTTGTAATTTGGCTTTCACATCTGGTTGTTTCATCTTCTTACGAAATGTTACAATTAATTATTCATTAACAAAAACAGTGGTAATTGCATCAGAAATTGAGTCGCGAGGGAGTTCAATTTTCCATATAAAACATTATAATAATTATCCAGGCAATTGTGCAAAGAAGCACTTTATCATCTTCCTCCACTGATCCACAATAACTTGTAGTTTCCTAACTATTCTGGAACATTCTGATACGTCTAAAATGTACAATAAGTAGTTTCCACCGAAATTGTAAGCACACTATTCTGATGAAAAGCATACACTTCATAAGGATTGGCGAGGAAGCACAATTTCTTTCATAAAATCCCCATAGGATAATTTTATCTTAACAAGTTCGGTTACCACaaccaaaaaataaagaaacattgTCTGAAGGTGGTGATGAATTATGGAGACTTACAAGAGGCAGTGATCGGTAGTGGAGACGAATAAGATGGAGACGAGGTTATCTAGGTTTTTTTTTCTGGTTTAGTTGTAGGGTAGTTCTATTGGTGCGTGTAAATAAAAAGTCAAAGATAGGatttataaatataaatatttataTGGGTGGTACTTAGGATAATTGGGGATAGGAATTAAGAgggatgggaaatagggaaaATGGGATAGCAAATAGGTAAAACATTTTATAAAGGAGTATGGATCTTGTTAAAATTGTAGAAAATTCTAAAATGGGCTTTTAAAACTATTGTCAATAGACTCAATACCCAAATCTTAATGAACAAGTGGGTGGGCTAATGAAAATTTTGTATCTTAAACAATAATTTCCAATTGCTTGTAAAGACAACCAAGGGTTGTCTTAACAGAAATTTACTTGTTAATTCTGTTAATTGTGTATCATAGATATGACATTTTAAGAAACCAGTAGTTGCAGCAATCAAATCAGTTTCTACTGTAATAAGTTAATCATAATTTATAAGTAGTAGCTTATAATACACAATATAAATAAAAATGTTAATTATTTTGGCATAAAGTTTATCAATAGAAACACATACTGTGGTAATAATTATATGATAATATAAACCTTCACAGATCAATCGACACACAAGCATAACAACCATATAGTTGAGCGACATCATGTAATCCTGATTTTTGTGGATTCTTCAATATTCATTAGAACACCCTAAAGTTTGTAGTTTCGCATGAAAATGTATTTGGTTCAATGAGAAATGGCTCTATAAACTTATCTAGGAAAGAAAAGGGTTCACGCTTAAGAAGTATTTCAAGGTTCCAGTGATCGCGAAATGGATAGTGATAGGTTTAGATTTGTAACCATGCGTGCAGGGTTGTCCTTAGAAATTTTGCTGCTCAAACCAAACTTCAAAATATTGTCATATACAAGTTTATTATTGTGCTAAAagttaagaaaaaataaaattaggaaaagaacCACTAGTTACTATAAGGCTACAGACAAATTGTATGCGTCCCAATTAGCTAGTTAGGTTCTCCCTTTATATGTATATCAAGGAGTGAAGCTATGTGATACTAGAAATctttaatcaataaaatatttttctcttttattttgcCTCTTTGCTTAACGTATATTTATATTTCAATATGTTATTAGCACGACTTTATCAACTTGTGCaatttgttttattatttatcGTTTGAGATTGGTAATGGATTagttcatgaaaatattattgtGGTTCTGAGCAAACTTAATTTGTGTTATGGACACGTTACCGGGTATTCTCTTACACGAGAATTTCATTTTCATACTTTATATTGGGGTTATATGAATGTAATGATTATCGAACCTAGATATTTCACCAATATATTTTCATGAATTTTGGTTATGATCTAGCATATTAGGTTACAAAATATCTTCTAAAGTTTAATAGTATTCTCCAATAAATTCAACCGcaaaaatttgcaaaaaataattttgtttagaagaaccctaatttcgaaCAATATCGTAAAACCTTAATAATAGATTTCCAGCTGTTAGATTATGTTGAATCTTTGGTATATGTTATAGATTGAGCTTATTCATGCCTTTGAAAACTTTATAAAAATCAACCATGGAAAGTACTTGAAAGTATGTGATATCTCGAGCATGTTCACAAAAACATAATCTAGAAAAGTCGTATGGCATCATAGATTACTCCTTATCTAACCGCTAAAATACTCGGAAATTTTAGTACTTTTGGATAAAATTTTGATAGAACTTCTGTAAAATATCTATAATTTTCGGTCTATGGAATGGGTTCTTAAGGATCAACACAACATCAACACCGTTggataatgaaattttcaacttttagAGTTAACATTGTGAATTGACACATTGGTAATTTCAAGTTTATTATCAATGAGACTATAAAAATCATAGATAATAGATCATATATTGTTGACCATGGCTTAGTCAACCTCATGGGCCGGGATTTAGTTGAACCAATTTGTTGATTTTGACCAACCAACTAAACTAGAATCTAACCATTTCGACTCATAAGTACTTGAGTGTACCATTATTGAGATTTTGATGTTGAAGCCATATTTGTGGAAAATACTTACACTTCCATCATTAAACCTTCTACGTACGACGATATAATGTCCAAAGATAAAAGTATATGTCTATGTTTCTAAGGCAATATAAACATAAGTTTGCActgaaatctttgttgaaaacacCCTAAATAGTTATGAGATCCTAAAAAGGAAATTTTTCAAAACATTTATAATATCTGACCATTTGAATGTTCAGTTGGATGAAATCAACTTGTGGCACAATCAAACAATAAGTTACTTCAACAAATATATGTTGCAAATTAGCACGTCACAACTTTTTTGAAAATTCACAAAAGGTGACATGAAATATGATGGACCGGAAAATCAACCTTGGGTGCCCAGCTGCGCAGAACGAAACTCCCCGATGTGCCACTCATCAATGAAGTATTCTTAAAACTTCACTTCTTGTTATCCAAAGGCACGTTTCTTTTTCTTTGCAAGCATGCTTCTTAAGCATGATTTCTTAAAAATAGCTTCCAAATCGTTCCAACTTTATTATTGTTTTACGAAAGGTTTAGATCCATGAAATCTAATTTGACGGTCCGAAAGATTAATCCTAAAGCGTCGAGGCGCGGAGGCCACAAATTCTCGATGCGCCAACTGATGCTAGTGACCGGTACTTAAACTCTTATAGCTTCACAAATGCACGTTAATTTACCTTTGCAAGCATGATTCTCAAGCATGATCGATGCCTTAAACATAGCTTCAACGCTGTTCTAACTTACCCTTATTTTGCGAAAGGTTTTAAATCCATAAAGACCAATACGATGCATTTTTGTATGCATCACTGGCTcccgagtcttgtccaggcataaggcatACCTTGGACTTGCACATAGGCTATTGTAAGCTTATTCTCAGCTTCCTTACTTTTctaaaactttcctaaaataacAAAAATGACTTTTTGAATCCCTAAAAGATGGAACTTGGCTAAATTCTGGCGACTATATAGATCCACATGTCATCTTTGGGTCGTTATGATTTAGCACAGATTTCAAAACAGAGAAAAATATTAAACTTTTTACAAAATGAAGGAACAAAAGAAAAGACTTGGAAATTTATTTGAGTTTGGGCTTTAGCCTTAGCATAGATATACCGAAAAAACTGTTTTTGAACTTTAATTTTAATTTGGAtagattttaaaaagaaattTAGATTTGCTAAACTTGTAGAAAATTCTGAAATGGGCTTCAATAATTATTGTCAATAAACTCAATACCCAAATTTTAATGAGCAAGTGGGTGGACTAATGCAAAATTAGTATCTTCAAAAATAATTTCCAATTGCTTGTGGAGGCAACCAAAGGTAATCTTCGCAGAAATTTACTTGTTAATTCTGTTAATTGGGTATCATAGATATGACATTTTAAGAAACCAGTAGTTGCAGCAATCAAATCAGTTTGTACTGTAATAAGTTAATCATAATTTATAAGTAGTAGCTTACAGCAATACGCAACATAAATAAAAACGTTAATTACTTTGGCAAAACGTTTATCAATAGAAACACATACTGTGATAATAATTACATGATAATATAAACCTTCACAGATCAATCGacaaacaaacataacaatcacataGTTGAGCGACATCATGTAATCCTGATTTTTGTGGATTCTTCAATATTCATTAAAACACCCTAAAGTTTGTAGTTTCGCATGAAAGTATTCTTCGTTCAATGAGAAATGGCTCTATAAACTTATCTAGTCTAGAAAAGGTGTTTATGCTTAAGAAGTATTCGAAGGTTCCAGTGATCGCAAAATGGATAATGATAGATTTAGATTTGTAACCATATGTGCAGGGTTGTCCTTAGAAATTCTGTTGCTCAAACCAAACTTCAAAATATAATCATATACAAGTTT comes from Papaver somniferum cultivar HN1 chromosome 7, ASM357369v1, whole genome shotgun sequence and encodes:
- the LOC113293262 gene encoding uncharacterized protein LOC113293262, whose protein sequence is MASIMSSQGLALVTAMAISGSLVLITLYKQKTLADQNSKANARTLRPCLSSDKNTREKKKKKKKVRFADDVVVRVVTDDKDISSETSSNNRDYQFKDRGICAATHTNRCSLYQGILRDRVHRIAYSY